A window of the Lolium perenne isolate Kyuss_39 chromosome 7, Kyuss_2.0, whole genome shotgun sequence genome harbors these coding sequences:
- the LOC127312331 gene encoding F-box protein At5g49610 has protein sequence MAGVAGACSISAPSAARILPEEVVVWEILVRLPARELLRCRAACQSWRRLTSAADFLLAHHQHQPSLPLVSFSAKDRDEQGYFDKVVDAFDHRLVPAERRRPVLGFRDRRDGRVVLHASCHGLILLSVSTRRFQISNPATGQWASLPALVGAHVAGMYPSGEEYRILYWKQRFKGDSPVYHVLTVGSSEEPRCIGLPIASAPLNQLFLEGMNPSSSHPPVLLHSCLHSLQGRKRSSMVVFDTVGESFRPMRSPFFDDDWDPYLHEIDGTLRISCLNSVVLKIWVLLDYDKEVWSLRYHVKVPRVGRLYGSFDSSSSYTVVSEKGDMLLFLFNRMFHCDS, from the coding sequence ATGGCGGGAGTCGCAGGGGCGTGCAGCATCAGCGCCCCCTCCGCCGCCCGCATCCTGCCGGAGGAGGTTGTGGTGTGGGAGATCCTCGTCCGCCTGCCGGCGAGGGAGCTCCTGCGCTGCCGCGCGGCCTGTCAATCCTGGCGCCGCCTCACCTCCGCCGCCGATTTCCTCCTCGCCCACCACCAGCACCAACCGTCGCTCCCCCTCGTCTCCTTCAGCGCCAAAGACCGTGACGAgcagggctacttcgacaaagtgGTCGACGCCTTCGACCACCGGCTAGTCCCGGCCGAGCGCCGCCGGCCGGTCCTCGGCTTCCGCGATCGCAGGGATGGCCGCGTGGTGCTCCACGCTTCCTGCCACggccttatcctgctatccgtctcTACTCGTCGCTTCCAAATCAGCAACCCAGCTACGGGTCAGTGGGCTTCGCTGCCAGCTCTCGTCGGTGCCCATGTCGCAGGGATGTACCCGTCCGGCGAGGAGTACCGCATCCTCTACTGGAAGCAGAGGTTCAAGGGCGACAGCCCCGTGTACCACGTCCTCACCGTGGGCTCCTCGGAGGAGCCGAGATGCATCGGACTGCCTATAGCCTCCGCCCCTCTGAACCAGCTTTTCCTCGAAGGGATGAACCCTAGCAGTTCTCATCCACCAGTGCTTCTACACAGCTGCCTTCACTCGCTCCAAGGCCGGAAGCGCAGCAGCATGGTTGTCTTCGACACGGTGGGCGAGTCGTTCAGGCCGATGCGCTCTCCCTTTTTCGATGATGATTGGGATCCTTATCTGCACGAGATCGACGGTACGCTTCGCATCAGCTGCCTAAACAGCGTGGTGCTGAAGATCTGGGTGCTGCTGGACTACGACAAAGAGGTCTGGTCGCTCAGGTACCATGTTAAAGTTCCAAGGGTGGGCAGATTGTATGGCAGTTTCGACAGCAGCTCGAGCTATACCGTTGTATCAGAGAAGGGAGATATGCTGCTCTTCTTGTTCAACCGCATGTTTCACTGCGACAGCTAG